From Streptomyces sp. NBC_01460, a single genomic window includes:
- the meaB gene encoding methylmalonyl Co-A mutase-associated GTPase MeaB, producing the protein MAIDLGAYVKGVLDGERAVIARAITLVESTHPRHRALAQRLLTDLLPHSGRARRIGISGVPGAGKSTFIDAFGTMLTEQGHRVAVLAVDPSSSRTGGSILGDKTRMERLAADDAAFVRPSPTAGTLGGVARSTRESIVVVEAAGYDVVLVETVGVGQSETAVANMVDSFLLLALARTGDQLQGIKKGILELADIIAVNKADGPHERDARAAARELAGALRLLHGKDAFWTPPVLTCSARESTGLETVWERLEQHWTLLESTERLTERRRTQQIDWTWTMVREELLGHLHTSQAVRSLAPALEQQVRNGEVTPTQAADRILSAFAEHNGCGAAARTSNS; encoded by the coding sequence TCGACGGCGAGCGGGCGGTCATCGCCCGCGCCATCACACTCGTCGAATCCACCCACCCCCGGCACCGGGCCCTTGCGCAACGACTGTTGACGGACCTGCTGCCGCACAGCGGCAGGGCCCGACGGATCGGGATCAGCGGGGTACCGGGCGCGGGCAAGTCCACATTCATCGACGCCTTCGGCACAATGCTGACGGAACAAGGGCACCGGGTCGCCGTCCTGGCCGTGGACCCTTCCTCCAGTCGAACCGGTGGCTCCATCCTTGGCGACAAGACCCGCATGGAGCGCTTGGCCGCCGACGATGCGGCCTTCGTCCGCCCCTCCCCCACGGCCGGCACTCTCGGCGGCGTCGCCCGATCGACCCGCGAGTCGATCGTCGTGGTGGAGGCCGCCGGCTACGACGTCGTCCTGGTCGAGACCGTCGGCGTCGGCCAGTCCGAGACGGCTGTGGCGAACATGGTCGATTCCTTTCTGCTGCTTGCGCTGGCCCGTACCGGCGACCAATTGCAAGGCATCAAGAAAGGCATCTTGGAGCTGGCCGACATCATTGCCGTCAACAAGGCGGACGGCCCTCATGAGCGCGACGCCCGAGCCGCTGCAAGGGAGTTGGCGGGTGCCCTGCGGTTGCTGCATGGCAAGGACGCCTTCTGGACCCCGCCGGTGCTCACATGCAGTGCCCGGGAGTCAACCGGTCTCGAAACCGTCTGGGAGCGGCTGGAACAGCACTGGACACTGCTGGAGTCCACCGAACGACTCACGGAACGGCGCCGCACCCAACAGATCGACTGGACGTGGACCATGGTGCGTGAAGAGTTGCTCGGTCACCTGCACACCAGCCAAGCCGTGCGTTCACTGGCACCGGCGCTGGAACAGCAAGTTAGAAACGGCGAGGTGACGCCCACCCAGGCCGCCGACCGCATCCTGAGCGCTTTCGCCGAACACAACGGCTGCGGCGCCGCGGCCCGCACCAGCAACTCGTAG